Proteins encoded within one genomic window of Scheffersomyces stipitis CBS 6054 chromosome 3, complete sequence:
- a CDS encoding pyrimidine precursor biosynthesis enzyme has protein sequence MSTEKISFLLNWQPTPYHIPIYIAQTKGYFKEQGIDVSILEPSNPSDVTELIGSGKIDMGLKAMVHTLAAKARGFPVTSIGSLLDEPFTGVLYLEGSGITADFQSLKGKRIGYVGEFGKIQIDELTKHYGMTPEDYTAVRCGMNVAKYIIEGSIDAGIGIECIQQVELEDYLRKQGRPISDAKMLRIDKLAELGCCCFCTILYIANDNFLKENPEKIRKFLKAVKNATDFVLTNPKQAWEEYSDFKPQMTSELNNKMFERCFAYFSDSLYNVHRDWKKVTAYGKRLDIIPQDFQSNYSNEYLSWPEPKEAEDPLEVQRKMAVHQDECKACGGYRRLVLS, from the coding sequence ATGTCTACCGAAaagatttctttcttgctTAATTGGCAGCCAACTCCATACCATATTCCTATCTATATTGCCCAAACCAAGGGCTACTTCAAGGAACAAGGTATTGATGTTTCAATCTTGGAGCCATCCAACCCTTCTGATGTTACTGAGCTCATTGGTTCTGGAAAAATTGACATGGGATTGAAGGCTATGGTTCACACTTTGGCTGCAAAAGCCAGAGGTTTCCCTGTCACATCAATTGGTTCCTTGTTAGACGAACCATTCACTGGGGTCTTGTATTTGGAAGGTTCTGGAATCACTGCAGACTTCCAATCTTTGAAAGGAAAGAGAATTGGCTACGTTGGTGAGTTTGGCAAGATCCAAATCGACGAATTGACCAAACACTACGGAATGACTCCAGAAGACTATACCGCTGTGAGATGTGGCATGAATGTAGCTAAGTACATTATCGAAGGTTCCATCGATGCTGGTATTGGTATTGAATGTATTCAGCAAGTCGAATTGGAAGACTATCTAAGAAAACAAGGAAGGCCAATTTCTGATGCTAAGATGTTGAGAATCGACAAGTTGGCTGAACTTGGGTGCTGTTGTTTCTGTACTATCTTGTACATTGCAAATGACAACTTCTTAAAAGAGAACCCTGAAAAGATTAGAAAGTTTTTGAAGGCGGTGAAGAATGCTACCGACTTTGTTCTCACTAACCCCAAGCAGGCTTGGGAGGAGTACAGCGACTTCAAGCCGCAGATGACTTCggaattgaacaacaaaATGTTCGAAAGATGTTTCGCCTACTTCTCAGACTCATTGTACAATGTACATCGTGACTGGAAGAAGGTAACTGCCTATGGTAAGAGATTGGATATCATTCCTCAGGATTTCCAGTCCAACTATTCGAACGAGTACTTGTCTTGGCCAGAACCAAAGGAAGCTGAGGACCCATTGGAAGTTCAAAGGAAGATGGCTGTTCACCAGGATGAATGTAAAGCTTGTGGAGGTTACAGAAGATTGGTTCTTTCGTAG
- the SCO1 gene encoding Putative cytochrome C oxidase assembly protein (go_process electron transport) — protein sequence MLSRIAFRSTRKSVVYSARSFGISLRRFNEIPKIPQSGSDSSNPKKRPLSRVAIGSSDSGKKYAENSSIEFASWKAVLLLLVLGGGATYWFSKEKERIRIQKEVDSKRSIGKPLIGGPFSLIDTKGQPFTHKNLVNDNKKFSIIYFGFTHCPDVCPDELDKLGDMLEELKKSKIEMQPIFITCDPARDSPEIVEQYLEDFHPDIIGLTGTYDEVKNCCKKYRVYFSTPADIKPGQDYLVDHSIFFYVMDSEGQFVDVIGREATAAEGVEKIKKQIDAFIPKEEREARKKSKLSFLYK from the exons ATGTTGTCTCGAATTGCGTTCAGGAGTACCAGAAAGTCGGTTGTGTATTCAGCGAGAAGTTTCGGTATTTCGTTGAGGCGTTTCAACGAAATTCCAAAGATTCCCCAGTCTGGTTCAGATAGTTCAAACCCC aagaaaagaccTTTGAGTCGTGTAGCTATAGGCTCTCTGGACTCTGGAAAGAAGTATGCCGAAAACAGCAGTATCGAGTTTGCGTCCTGGAAGGCCGTTCTTTTGCTCTTAGTATTGGGAGGTGGAGCAACGTATTGGTTCAgtaaagaaaaggaaagaatcCGGATTCAGAAGGAGGTTGACTCCAAGAGAAGTATCGGGAAGCCGTTGATCGGAGGACCATTCAGTTTGATTGATACTAAAGGGCAACCTTTTACCCACAAGAATTTGGTCAatgacaacaagaagttttctATAATTTACTTTGGCTTCACTCACTGCCCAGACGTCTGTCCTGATGAATTAGACAAATTGGGTGACATgttggaagagttgaagaagagcaaaATTGAGATGCAACCGATTTTCATCACATGCGACCCCGCCAGAGACTCTCCGGAAATTGTAGAGCAatacttggaagactttCATCCGGATATCATTGGCTTGACTGGTACTTATGACGAAGTTAAAAACTGTTGCAAGAAATACAGAGTGTACTTCCTGACTCCGGCAGATATCAAGCCGGGCCAGGACTACTTGGTGGACCACtctatcttcttttatGTGATGGACTCTGAGGGGCAATTTGTAGATGTAATTGGCAGAGAAGCCACTGCTGCTGAAGGCGTagagaagatcaagaaacagatcgATGCTTTTATCCCAAAAGAGGAAAGAGAAGCTAGAAAGAAGTCGAAACTTAGTTTTCTCTACAAGTAG